ATtgagaattaaataatttttttattaaaaataagagAATGAAATTATTTGATTGTTGAGTAATAATAAAGTGGTtggaattatttatatattttgtcttatatttaaaatattattatatattaacttaaaatatgtatatatgtgtatatatatcatatataaatatatgatataaaaatttatccaattttgatCAAGTTTTGGTTCTGGAACGAGTTTCAATCTCATATTAGAATTCAGTTCGGTACACTTAAAATCCAAGTTCAAGTCTAAATTTAAAAGATCAGGTTCGGTAATATTCAAACAAATCATATATAGATttgcttaaatatatttttaaacccAAAACTTGTCGCATAGatatattcttatttattttcagTTATATCTATACCTGGATTTAATTTGCGTAATTAAATTCTGGTATACATGAAAAATACGTCAGATTCAGATCAGagttctttatttttattttttcatgttAAGTGAAAGTTTGTCCAAAGTACTCCATATCCAACAAGTGCACAAATTCTCTCTACTCATATGTGACATCGATGTTGTTCGGCTAAAAAGCCATTTCGAAAATAGGCTtattgttatataattttttttatatctataTATGTTTCTACAATTAAGGAGTTCATACACGTTATTTGGTAAAActaagattttttttgtttaaatattcatataaatctgtttctcttttcaaaaatacggaTGTCAAACACTGGCATTGTCCTCGGAGATGTGATATCTTCATACTGAGATTCGACAGCAAAAATTTGCGTTCTATTCTTTGGTTCCAGAAatattaatactatataaatgtAGATCTGTGACTATCCATTATCATCACACCCTGTTTTATACTACCTTGCGGAAAATATAAGTCTAGTCCTTAATAATCAGAGCAATGAATATAAATTGGAAACCGTTCGCGCTGTCAAAACCATGTAAAGCATAAACAAAGATCGACTTCTTTGAGAACAAAACTAATAGCATAAAATAGCATGCTGGTCCACAAGTTTTTTCTCCTTTTCTTTGATTCTATACCTCAATCCACACAGTTCTCATCGTCACATTTACATTAACAATGAAAGAGTAGCATCATAACTAATAAACATCATGGCATGCGACGCAAGGTATGATCATAAccaaccaaacatactcagtattCTATCTTCCACAAGTcaacaaacataaaaaaatcaTCGACTTCTTTGAACAATGAAACTAATAGCACAAAAATGCATACGGTCCACAAGTTTCTTATCCTCAAAGTTTCCTTTCTGTTGATTCTACCTCAATTCACAAAGTTTACATCTCCACATTTACATTAACAATGAAAGAGCAGTATCATAAGTCATAAACAACATCACATGCTATAAGTGAAAATTCACGACAAGTTATGATCATAATTCATAACCAAACAGACTCACTTGTGTCCATAATGATAGTAAATATTATCACGAGTTATAACTAGTTAAAGGCACAACATTTCACTGCATGACTACAATGAACAATCACACCTTCACTTCCCAGCAAGATATCAAAGCTCATATCCCACTTTCCCCTTCCCATCACCTAGAGTTCGAGCACATAGACGGGAATATTCAAAAATCCACTCAATTCggaaaaaaaatgtcaaaatcaAACCGATATCTTTTGAATTTATTAGCACAAACCGGCCAGTTTATTCAAAAAACTCCAACCCGACGTAAAAAAAGTGTCCGAAAACATAGTACAAGTTACTCGAATGATGAAATCATCCTCACTGGACAGAAACAGCAGGGGTTGCTGAGGAGGTGACACCATTACAGTAATTAAAGCCATACCAGAGATCAGATGGAATGTAGGTCTTGTAATAAAAGGTCACCGTAGAGGAGCCGTACACTCGAACATACTCCGGCATCCATCCATCATACCCTCTcctatacaaatacaaataacaTATCGGATATGTGCAGGGGCCGTACACCGTAAACGTATCCGCTGAGCATCTCTCGAATGTTCTGGTTGACGGATCATCTAATCTCGGTGCATAAACCTAATCGTATCATATTTGTTCCACTGATTAACTAATTGCAAATTCAATTGAACAGAATAGATACGATTTTATATTACATGATCCAATAAGCTTCTCGGTTAACTTAGTAACTTAACAATAACATCAGATTCGACGAGATTGAGTAATTTGAATTACCTGATTGCCATAGGCATCGCCAAAGGATAGACTGATTTGATCTCTAGTGTATACGGGAGATGAGCAGCTGGTTGTTATTCTCACCGTGTACGAGCAGCTTCTGTCgttctgtaaaaaaaattatataattacttGTTAGCAATTTGAAAACATATGAAATAAGTATACGTGTGTACCCTAGAGCTGTACCTTGGAAGTGGTGTTGATTTTGAAGGAGGAGAGAGCAGGCTGAGGCAGAGGAACAATTGAAGATCTCGCTTGAGAGAAGCTTAGGAGGGAAATTAAGTTGAGGAGGAGAACAGAAGAGAAAAGCAAGTGTTTCATCTCCATTTGAATTTCAAGTCTCTTTGGTTAAAGTTAATCGGAGATGGATGGATAGATACACGAGGAGACTGGGAGGCAAAGAGGTGCTGTATAATTTCCAAGGGTTCACTTCTTAGGTGTGTTTCCAGAACGTTCATaagaataagaaaattaaaatccgttttaaaacttttttgtgaaaaaataaaagttgaaaACCCGAAAAAAGGGCTGGaaatttgaattgttttttgattttgataaacATATTCCtttaatcttttttattttgaaaaaagaaaacacGTACTAAAATTAAGACATGGCTAggacaaattatatttttcctaaTACGCAAATATTTTAGACACGGATTTAAATCACgtgatcaaaaaattatatataatattgtataattttGAAAGTAACGATGCGTTAAAGAATTTTGTATGAACGAGACTGTATAAAAGAATATTTGTCCTTTGTAAAATATTGGATTTCAATGATACCGCTAACATtaactgattatattttgaaaatgctATGTAActattgtttcaaattattatagataaaatatattatttaattaatatatgattagaTGATGTGAAATCTCGAAATTgatcaaattataataaatgttagctataattataaataatggaATGTCCGATTATAGTTGGGTTTTATAGTAAATGAAAACATTACTCTTTCCGTCCCTTTGAGtgttatatgtttattatttgCATGTATTTCGACACTCCTATAAAGAGTTTCTCAacgttttttcaaaatttatttttttgaataaaaattaaatatcaaatttttattaaaaaataaaattaaaaaaaatgttatgacaCTATATTTTAAAGAAGGTTTAAAAAGCATGCAAAAGTAACGTAAATAATTGAATAGGACAAAGGGAGAAGATACAAATACAATGttactttttaaattaaaatttataatttaagatgactaaaaaatatattttcatttgtcatttttaaaatttttactgtttaaattaaaatttgtaatttatattttcatccataaaataaaattttaaaataataaataaaaatatattttttgattaccTTAAATTACATGCAAAAACGGTAGGAGTAATTAATAACTACACATCCCTGCTGCTACTCAAATTTACAAACCATGGGCTGTGTCCAAAAGCCAGAGTAAGGTGAGCTCAACGCGGAGGTCAAAAATAACATGTATGGTGAAAATGTGATGGCATTTGCCTAGTCTTCTTCTCATGGCTGATTTCACGGATCGCTCTATACTTCCCCACCCAATATATTCATACTCATCACACACTAAACATCGGATCAAATATTTACACACTAGCCAtgtctcttttcatcttttaaGTACTTTTTCGCTTCTCTGTTTCCCAACTGTGCCTCTGCACTCCATTTTCACGTATTGTCCAACTCTCTTTTCTCAATTTTCACAATGTCTGTCAGTTATTAAGATGATTTGATTCATTTCATGTTGGTTAAGTTAATTGACCTCATTGTTTTTTGTTATGCACAGATTAAAACATGTCTCAGGTTCTGCTTCATGGTACTCTTCACGTTACGGTCTACGAGGTTGATAAGCTTCATGTGGAAGGAGGAGGTGGCGGCGGTGGCGGTTTCTTCTCCAAGGTGAAGCTCTGATAAATATTAATGCGTTAGCTAATAACCCAAGCTCAATAACTTGTAGCAGATTGTTTAAATGAAAGATACTATGTAACTGTTTGTCAATGTGACTATGTGAGTTTG
This genomic window from Daucus carota subsp. sativus chromosome 7, DH1 v3.0, whole genome shotgun sequence contains:
- the LOC108193825 gene encoding embryo-specific protein ATS3B — translated: MEMKHLLFSSVLLLNLISLLSFSQARSSIVPLPQPALSSFKINTTSKNDRSCSYTVRITTSCSSPVYTRDQISLSFGDAYGNQVYAPRLDDPSTRTFERCSADTFTVYGPCTYPICYLYLYRRGYDGWMPEYVRVYGSSTVTFYYKTYIPSDLWYGFNYCNGVTSSATPAVSVQ